The genome window TCTTCACAAGAAAAAGATTGGAATGAAGTTATTCTCCCTTATGTGATTTTGCATACTAAAGAGTTCAAAATTGGAATAACTGGGGTTGCTGAAAGTGTTTCTAATGCTTCAATTCGTGTTGATAATCCTTATAATGCAGCCAATCGAATAGCAAAAAAATTAAAAACAGAAGATCAATGTGATTTGGTCATTTGTTTATCACAATTGGGAATGGATAAAAGTAAATGGAATAGCAAAGATTTAGCTCTGAAAAGTAAAGAAATTGATTTTGTTTTGAGTTCGGTGCAAGGACAGAAATTTAATTATCCGCATATCTTAAAAAATAAAAAGGAACAAGAAGTAATATTAACGCAAGGCGGAATGGGTGGAGAATTGATCAGTAAGAGTAGTGTTGTATATTCTATGCAAAAGGATAGAATTAGTTTCGAACATGCATTTATTATGCCAGCATCCTCTTTTGCGAAATCAACAGAAATTCACGGAAAAGTAAAAGAATTACGTAATGTATAATATTAAATTTGTTATGAAAAAAAATCTACTTTATTATAAATTTACGATTCTATTTTTCTTTGGATTCGTTTTTTCTTTAGCTCAAAATTTACCTTATACAGAAGATTTTGAACATGCTACAAATGATAGTTACTCTTTTACTAGTAATGGAAAGCTATTTAAAATAGAAAGTTCTCCTACATCTCGTTATCCGCAAGGAACATTTCGTGTACAAGGAAATTATCCTGGTACAGGGTGGAATGGTTTAACAATAGATAATAAATACATTGATAATGACGGTGCAGCAGAATTTGGAGTTAATCCAAGTTTTAAGCTTAAAAGTGAGGGATTTAATTTTACTTCGCAAAATTTTTATCTTTTTTTAGCTGATTATAATTTACAGCAATTTCCTTTTATTACGCCTGTACCAATTATAATTAATGGAAAAGAGAATGGGACAATTATTTTTACAGCAGTTTATATTCCTTTAAATGCTCTTATGATGAATGGATATATTCAAGTTAATTTGAAAAACATAAATGGAATAGATTATTCAAATTATGTAATCAATGAACTTGAAATTTCTACAAGTAATCCGGCAAATTATGTTGGGTTAGATGCATTTACATGGACAGAAGTTACTCCGTCTTTGCCAACGATTTGGGAAAATGGCGTTTGGAGTGATGGAGAACCAACACTTACCAAAGATGCCATACTTAGAGCATCATATCCACATGATTTGGTTGCTAAAACACTCACATTTGAGGCAGATGTAACTGTTCCTTCAGGCGTTACATATACAGTTGATCGAAACGTTAGCAATACTTCTCATCAGGTTGTTTTTGATCATGGTGCTTATTTAATGCAACAAAATGACAATGCTGTAAACATAGGAAATATTAGTTTCAAACGTCAATCAGAGCTAATTTATCGCTTAGAAACCTTGGATTGGTCTTCGCCTGTTTTGGGACAAAATATTTTGGCTTTATCCCCTAAAACATTACAAAATCGTTTTTATCGCTATGACGAGTCTACCAATGATTGGATCGCAAATATTAATGCAGCTGATATTTTTCAAAAAGGGGAATACATTGCGTTTAGAGCGCCAAATAATTTTAATAATTATGGAGAAGGTGTTGCAAAACCATTTGAAGGTACTTTTACAGGAGTTCCGAATAATGGTTCTGTTTTAATGATGTTAACAAAGAATAAATTTGGTAATAATGCAGTTGGTAATCCTTATCCATCTCCAATTGACTTGAAGAAAGTTATATCATTCAATTCAGGAATGTCAACTATTTCGAATGTCTTTGTTTGGACACATAAAAAACCAATCGTTAATGGAGAATTTTCTGGAGATAATTGGATGATTTACAATGACCAAATGGGATGGAGTGACCCTACAGTAACCTCAACAACAATAGGTGTTGGACAAGGTTTTATTGTACAAGCAGAAAGTAAAGTAGTCTCACCAACACCAACATCAATACCATTTATTTTTAATAATGGTATGCGTGTTACGGGGAACGAAGTGATTTCATATAAAACGAAAGAAGATGATAAATTTTGGTTGAGTTTAAAACAAAATAATGAAACGTTAAATTCGACTCTTATTGGGTATAAAGAGGGTTCATCGAAACAATATGAAAAGGTTTTTGATGCAGAACCCATGCAAGTCTATCCTGGTATTTATTCGATGATCGATCAAAAAGAAATGTCTATTCAAGGTAGAGGAGCTGAGTTTGATGAAAAAGACCAATTTGATTTAGTTGTTAACATCTTAACTGCTGAAAATTACACGATTTCGTTGGCGAAAACAAATGGAATTTTTTCGCAAGGACAATCTATTTACTTAGTTGATAAAGAATTGAATAAAATCACTGATTTATCAAAAGGGGATTATAATTTCATCAGTGATAAAGGTTATTTTGCGAATCGTTTCGAAATAGTTTATACAAACAGTTTATTGCATACAACTGATTTGAATGAAAAAAATAAACTAAATGTTTATACCGAAAATCATATAGTTCATATCCAATCAACTGAAAAATTAAAAACTGTAAAAGTTTATAATCTAGAAGGTAGCTTAGTAAAAAGTATATCTTCTTTAAATACATTTGAGACGCATTTTGATTTATCAACGTCTACTAAAATTTATGTTATTTGGGTTGAATCTTATGATGGAACTAAAATTTCTAAAAAAATAATTGTAAAATAATGTACGATGAAAAAACAATTAAAAAACATTTTATGTGGAAGTTTATTTTTATTGCTTCCCTTTACAAATCTACATGCAGAAGATGGAAATTCTAGTATTAGTTTTTTTAGTGAAGACACTTCGAATACAAATCCTGGAGGACACGATCCTGGAGATGATCCTGTAGATGGAACACCTATAAATTCATATACAATAGTTTTGTTATTTACAGCTGTTGTTATAGGTTATTATGGAAGAAATAAATTAATAAGAAATCATTAAAATTTTTGTATTTTAATTATGAAAAGTCTGAGTTTTTCTCAGACTTTTTTGTTTTAATTATTGACTCTTCTTTGGATATTGTTGATTAGAAAATTATTATTTTTTTACAACAGTTACAAATGTTAAACCTTTTGAAATGTGATTATTGGCTTAATGCTTGTAGTGAAGTATAGAAGACTACCATTAAAAATAAATCACAAAAAATAATTACTATGGCGAAATTAAAAAGAAAGGACTATAACATACATTATGTAGATTATGGTAATAAAATGGCGCAACCTATTGTTTTGATACATGGTTGGCCACTTAGTTTGCAATCTTGGGAATATCAAATTCCAAAAATTGTAGATGCGGGTTTTCGTTGTATAGCATATGATCGTAAAGGTTTTGGAAAGTCTTGCGCAACTTGGGACGGTTATGATTATGATGCTTTAGCAGAAGATTTACATGCTTTGATTGATGAATTGCAATTGAAAAATGTTGTGTTAGTTGGTTTTTCTATGGGAGGAGGAGAAGTAGTGCGCTATATTGTGAATTATGGAAACAAAAATATTTCGAAAGTAGCTTTAATTAGTTCGATCATTCCTTTGGTAAAACAAACAGCTGATAATGAAAATGGTGTTCCGCAGAAAAATTTAGATGAAATTGTACATCAACTTCAAACTAATCGATTGGAGTTTTTAGATGGTTTTCATAAAGGTTTTTATAATTACGGATTATTAAAAAAATCAGTGAGTAAAGAACAATTAGATTTTGATTTTTCTGTTTCGTCTCATGCTTCACCTGTTGCGACTTTGAAAGCTGCTTTGTCTTGGATGGATACCGATTTTAGAAAAGAATGCCAAATGATTGATGTTCCGACTTTAATTATACATGGAAAAGAGGATCAAACTGTTCCTATAAAAACTGCTGGCGATCAAGCTTCTAAATTAATCCCGCATGCCACTTATATTGTTTACGAAGATGCTCCTCATGGTTTAAATATTACTCATAAAGAGCAATTGAATATGGATTTAGTTGAGTTTTTGTTAAATATAGAACACGAAAAAGAATAAATTATGAAGCAATTAAATAAAAAGATGATCTCAGGTTTAGCATTAGCAGGTTTGGGAGGGTTGACATACGCTTGGTTGAATTGTCGAAAAGTTAAAATCCCGGATTATGTTACAGCGGTCGAAAATTTTGATCCGCAACAATACATGGGAAAGTGGTATGAAATTGCACGATTAGATTTCAAATACGAAAAAAATATGAGTCATGTAACTGCGACTTATTTTTTGAATAAGAAAGGTGTAATAGAAGTTCATAACAGAGGTTTTGATTATAAAGAAAACGAATGGACAGAAGCTCATGGAAAAGCTAAGTTGAATGGAGAAGAGGGGAAAGGAGCTTTAAAAGTTAGTTTCTTTGGTCCATTTTATTCAGGATATAATGTTGTGTTGATGGATCCCGATTATGAAACGGCTTTGGTTTTTGGTGAAAGTCATGATTATATGTGGATTTTATCACGACAAAAAACAATTTCGGAAGCAACAAAACAAAAGTTTCTTTTGTATGCAGAAGAAAAAGGATATGCGATAGAGGAACTTACTTGGACTGTACAAGAATAAGTTGATAAATATAGTTTCATCTCAAAGGGCTAATTTCTTTTAAGAAATTAGCCCTTTGAGATGAATGATGAATATATTATTCTGCTAATGGATTAATTTGATCTGCTGTCGGAAAATCTTGCCCCGTATTACCAATCGTTTTGTTTAAATCAAATTTTGCAGCATCAGACATATTAGCACCACCTGCTAATTTTGCTTTGTCTAATAAATCGAGTGCTAATTTTTCTTCTTCACGTTGTTCAGCAACCAACCATTGTAAGAAATTCCATGTAGCCCAATCTTCTTCTTCCATACTCATTTTTACAATTTTGTAGATGGATTCGGTATTTTCGATTTCTTGTTTTAAAACAGCTTGAAAACACTCTAATACATTTTTAGGTTCAGGTCCAGGTTTTTTAATGGCTTCAATTTTTACAGTTCCACCACGTTCTTGCACATATTCTATAATTTTAGCCATATGTACGCGCTCTTCCTGAGAGTGTTTCATCATAAAATTTTTGACTCCGTCCAATTGATTTTCGTCTGCCCAACATGCAAGCATTAGATAAATTTGTGCCGAAAAAGCTTCTAATGTAATTTGATCATTTAGTGCTTTTTGTAATGTTTTAGAAATTCTTGTTGTATTCATTTTTAAGGGGTATTTAAGTTGAAAATATTGAATGGAATTTTCGCACCAAACCCGTTTTTTGAATGTTAATACTTTCTAAAATATTGATATTTAGATTCGTTTTAATTCTTTTTATATATCTTGAAGACTTGAAAAATTATTTAAATATAGTTTTTGATAAACTCGGAAGGTGTAATTCCTTCTAAATTTTTGAATACTCGGTTGAATGTTGATTGATTCGCAAAACCTGCTTCTGAGTATATATAAAGTAATGTCACTTTATTCAAATCACTATTTATGATTAAATCTTTCGCGTATTGAATACGATAAGAATTTAAATAATGATTAAAATTGGTAAACCCTTTTGATTTTAATGAAGTGGATAAGTATTTAGAATTGATTTTTAATTCAACACTAAGTTGGGATAACGAAAAATCTTTTGCTTTAAAAAGTTCTTTTTCTACTATAATTTGGTCAATTTGACTGAAAATTTCATTGCATTTATCTTCATTTAGTTCGTAAGAAGATACGATTTTTTTAGGATTGGATTCTTCATCTAACGCTAATTTATTATCATTTTCTTTGTTCCTTACTTGTTTGATTTTGTTTTGGTAATAAATCAAAACATATAATATAATTCCATTAAACAGAAGGTTTAAAAAATCAGTTATTTTAATGATTTTTTTGTCAAATACTTTTGTATCATAATCAATACAATAGGCCATTGCCAAAGAAAATATTAATACAATAATGGTATAATAGGTAAATTTTTTTGCTTTTTTTGGAGAGAAAAATATTTGAGCACCAAATGGTAATGGAATAAGCCATACTAAAAGGACTAAACCATAAGACCAAAAATTAAGTATAGAATAAATAAGTAATAATGGTGCAATAATCAAATAAATAGTAACTACTTTCTCAATATTGAAACTCTTTTTGATTAGAGAGTAAGTATAAAAAATAAAAATAAATTCGATAAGCGGAAAATATATAATCATCGAATTTCTATTTTGTTCTAACAAATAGAAGATTAGAAAAAATACAACTTGAAAAGCAAGCATCAAATAAATGTAGCTCCTGATTAGTTGTTGTTTATATTTTTCGATCACTTTATTTTTC of Empedobacter falsenii contains these proteins:
- a CDS encoding bifunctional UDP-sugar hydrolase/5'-nucleotidase, translating into MESNRRSFLKHTASLMGISMLNPSLKGLANVSKNIQGLTDDSHLTIYQTNNMDQSTNRSIYSQIKSELNDQPTNGILLDAGNLFRLEQLNKSTFQSINSVGYHAVALSNNYLKLGVKPFLDLAKSFDFPFVNCNYSSQEKDWNEVILPYVILHTKEFKIGITGVAESVSNASIRVDNPYNAANRIAKKLKTEDQCDLVICLSQLGMDKSKWNSKDLALKSKEIDFVLSSVQGQKFNYPHILKNKKEQEVILTQGGMGGELISKSSVVYSMQKDRISFEHAFIMPASSFAKSTEIHGKVKELRNV
- a CDS encoding alpha/beta fold hydrolase; the encoded protein is MAKLKRKDYNIHYVDYGNKMAQPIVLIHGWPLSLQSWEYQIPKIVDAGFRCIAYDRKGFGKSCATWDGYDYDALAEDLHALIDELQLKNVVLVGFSMGGGEVVRYIVNYGNKNISKVALISSIIPLVKQTADNENGVPQKNLDEIVHQLQTNRLEFLDGFHKGFYNYGLLKKSVSKEQLDFDFSVSSHASPVATLKAALSWMDTDFRKECQMIDVPTLIIHGKEDQTVPIKTAGDQASKLIPHATYIVYEDAPHGLNITHKEQLNMDLVEFLLNIEHEKE
- a CDS encoding lipocalin family protein; this translates as MKQLNKKMISGLALAGLGGLTYAWLNCRKVKIPDYVTAVENFDPQQYMGKWYEIARLDFKYEKNMSHVTATYFLNKKGVIEVHNRGFDYKENEWTEAHGKAKLNGEEGKGALKVSFFGPFYSGYNVVLMDPDYETALVFGESHDYMWILSRQKTISEATKQKFLLYAEEKGYAIEELTWTVQE
- a CDS encoding ferritin, translating into MNTTRISKTLQKALNDQITLEAFSAQIYLMLACWADENQLDGVKNFMMKHSQEERVHMAKIIEYVQERGGTVKIEAIKKPGPEPKNVLECFQAVLKQEIENTESIYKIVKMSMEEEDWATWNFLQWLVAEQREEEKLALDLLDKAKLAGGANMSDAAKFDLNKTIGNTGQDFPTADQINPLAE
- a CDS encoding helix-turn-helix domain-containing protein encodes the protein MNTLKNKVIEKYKQQLIRSYIYLMLAFQVVFFLIFYLLEQNRNSMIIYFPLIEFIFIFYTYSLIKKSFNIEKVVTIYLIIAPLLLIYSILNFWSYGLVLLVWLIPLPFGAQIFFSPKKAKKFTYYTIIVLIFSLAMAYCIDYDTKVFDKKIIKITDFLNLLFNGIILYVLIYYQNKIKQVRNKENDNKLALDEESNPKKIVSSYELNEDKCNEIFSQIDQIIVEKELFKAKDFSLSQLSVELKINSKYLSTSLKSKGFTNFNHYLNSYRIQYAKDLIINSDLNKVTLLYIYSEAGFANQSTFNRVFKNLEGITPSEFIKNYI